A genome region from Tursiops truncatus isolate mTurTru1 chromosome 15, mTurTru1.mat.Y, whole genome shotgun sequence includes the following:
- the SMIM10L3 gene encoding salivary gland specific protein SAGSIN1 isoform X1, whose amino-acid sequence MAAALSGLAVRLSRSAAARSYGVFCKGLTRTLLIFFDLAWRLRINFPYLYIVASMMLNVRLQVHIEIH is encoded by the coding sequence ATGGCGGCGGCTCTGTCGGGCCTGGCTGTCCGGCTGTCGCGCTCGGCCGCCGCCCGCTCCTATGGGGTCTTCTGCAAGGGGCTGACCCGCACGCTGCTCATCTTTTTCGACCTGGCCTGGCGGTTGCGCATCAACTTCCCCTACCTCTACATCGTGGCTTCCATGATGCTCAACGTCCGCCTGCAG